The Brassica oleracea var. oleracea cultivar TO1000 chromosome C6, BOL, whole genome shotgun sequence genomic interval TCAATTTTCCATTCCAAATTAGTCTTTATATACTAAGAATGTTACTTACGATCCAGCAAATCTGACAACATCATAATATAGTTTATCATTCGTTGAATCTAACGATTCTTAAAGATTCAGACATTTTTTTCTTGTTTCAGTTGCTTCATGCATAGATGACAGATTTATTAACATTATTAGAAAAAAGTGCAAATTTGCAAAGCTCCTAAAAGACAAATGGCTGTCAAATTATATATATTCACTATTACATCTTTTGATAAATAACTGTTTTCTTTCTAAAATATGCATTTTAAAAAAATAAATATTATTCTTTAAAAAATTTGTAGTCAATCATTTAAAATTTATTCTTAAATCAAAAATTATTTTCAAAATAATATAATAGATGGTTTCCATTCAACTCGTCGATTTTAAAACTTATTTATTTGCTAAGAGTATTGCCTGTGACTCAAATAATTTGGCATATATAATTTACAATTCGTCGAACCTAAATATTCATTTTTTTAGTTAAAATGCTTCATGAATGAATTTATCGACATTAACAATTAGTGCCAAGTTACAGAACTGTTTAAAAGAAATATTTGAGATTTTCATTCGCTTGGAGCATAAGCGGAAATTTTAAGTTAGTCGGTTTATAAATAAATCAGAAACCTTAAATGTTATAGTTTAAAATAAATGTAAAAATATAAAAAGAAGGAATTAACAAGAAATATCAAAGTGGTGTTATTCAATCATGTATTTTAATAGAGTTTAAATCTAAAGACAATCCATTGTTATTCAAATGATAATTATACATTCAATATTAAAATCTAGTGTTATTCAATGAATGATTTAAATCCAGTCTTTGAAATCTAGTGTTATTCAACTTTTATGAATTTTAATATTTTTTGTATTTTGGATTGATTTCAAATAATTTTTTATGGAGTCTCATGAATAAATGATTGAACTCAAAATTCAATGCATACTGGAGAGATCTTAGAATCCATCAACTCAAAGTATCTTAAAAAAATTTAAATTTGATAGATTACAAAACATTAATAATTGATTTTAAATCACTAATTGAATAACACTCCCTAAATGTTACTGGATACTTGCTATTACATTATTACATGACTTAATTTACTTAATTATTTTCTGTTCCATCTTAGTTTCCAATCCTTCGAGCATACTGCATTAATTGTGATAAAACCTCAAAATTATTCTAGGTGTTCTAGTAATGCTAAAGAGGCATTACCAACTAAACATGGTGAAGGGTTCATAATTAAAAAGTTTATTTAATTAATAATTTTCACTGATTTATGAAAAAATAATAATAAGAAAAGATTTATGAAAAATTAGATTTGAAAATCTATAGCTTCAGGTCATGCAAACTGTTGTCGACTCAGGAGGTCAAAGATATGTTTCGATATTCAAAATATACCACTTATAGAAATTTTGTTCTGGAGACACCTCTCATATCATGACTAGATTCACAGAACCCTATCATGCAACCCTATCAAGAGTGTATATATAAGCACTCTCTGTAGCTTCTAACATATCAGATACAAATCCGCAAACACCTCTAGCTTTTCTTTCAAAATTCTCCACTTTCTCTTGATTACCACAATGGATTCGAGTGATCAAGCAGACAGAATATCAAATCTACCAGATGTTCTTTTGGTCCTCATCATTTCATGCTTGTCTTTCAAGGAATGTGTTCAAACCTGTGCCCTCTCCAAGCGGTGGAGATCTGTCTATCTTGAGACGAGAAATGTTTCTTTCAAGGAAACCGACTTCTGGAGCCCTTCTGTCGACGCAAATCCCATAAGAAATGCTTTGGGTAGGATTGTATTCGTTGATTACGTGCGTCGTTGGGTCGCTAGAATCCATGACCAACCCATCGATACGTTCGGGATCTCTATCTCGTATCCGAAGACTTACTTGGATCTGATCGAGTCCCTGATAGCGTTCGCTGTCGGAAAAAAGGTCAAAAACTTGGTTCTTGATTTCTCAAACCAGACGTGGAGAACCTTTCATGATGTAAAAAATCAAGATTTGGTTGTCAAAATCCCACAAAGCGTTTATGATCTAACGAGTCTCGAGTCGTTGAAAGTTGGCGCGTGCATGGACTTCGACCCTGCAAAACTATCAACCCTAGGGAAGCTCAAAAGCGTCTCTTTCGCCTGGATGGCACTGAAGAATCTTGAACCTTTGCTAAAGACTTCAAGGATTGAGAGTTTAAGTATGAACGACTGCTGGGGGCTTGATTTCGAAATGGTATCAGGGGATATGAGAGAAGTTGCAATCAAGAACTGCGACTTTTTCCTTAACTGTACCTTTGACCTCCCTAGAGTTAACATACTCAAGTACTCGGGAGATATTTTACGCTTCGAGTTCGATAAAATGAATACCATCATAAGCGAAGTTGAATTTGATTTCCGGGTGTTGGACAATAACAATTATGAATCAAACGATTCGAACACCGCAGAAGGAGGAATGCTTTGTCATCTCCTTAATAATCTCCTTGATAATGGTGATCGATCTGCTACGACCTTAACGGTCTGTCCGTTTCTACTCAAGGTATGTCTTTAGATTTACATTACATTTTCACACATTAGGTCATTCAGTGTAAGTTCATTTTAAATTCATGGTTCTTTGAATTTTTTGAATACTTTTGCCATGTGGTAGTAATTGTTCCTAGTGAAAAGAAATTATGTTGAATATTTAGATGCTGTATAAACAGATTAGATATTAGTAGTTTGTGAAATTTATTAGGTTAAGTGTGTGTGTGTGTCTCTCAGTGTTTGCGAAATATAGTATTGAGAGTTTTGTAGAAATGATATTTTGAGCAAAAAAAAAACAATGAGATTTTTTCTGTTAAATAGAAAATAGTTTTTGTTAATTTTTTTTTTTTGATATTTTCTATAATTTGGTATAAATTTTATATTTTAAAAAGTAACAATTCCTATAAAACAAACAAAATTTGTTTTTAATTAAAACTCACATAAGTTGATTTTTGGTTTTTGTTCTTAAATGATCAAACAAAATTGAAACTACTTTTCCTAAATTTTAGGAAATCTATTTATTAAAATTTTGGTTTGGCTAATAAAGTGTTTTAGAAAAAATTAAAACAAAAATCTGAATCTTGAATAGTTTAAAAAGTGTTTTTGAAAACCTAAAACCCAAATATGTTTTAGAATCTATAAAACAAGCAATGCCTATATTTTGCATTACATAGGAGATAATATTTCTTTCCATAGTGTTAATTAAAGTAATTTCTTAGGGAACATCGAGCTATACCCTAAAAGTTTAGCGTTAAATTATTGTATATATTGAATGTTTAGAATAAAATAGTGACCTAGTGAAATTTTTTTCTTATGTAAGATGATTCCAAGATCTGAGAATCCACATTTTCTTCGCCCAATGGAAACAAAACATTTAGTGCTGAAGACAGAATTGCATCCGAGAGAGTTCAATGGAATTAGGCTTCTTCTCATGAATTGCCCAAACTTGGAAACACTCACTATAGATTTGCTTCCTCCAAGCCCCATTGCGGTAAGTTTTCTTAATGTAAAATTATATACCCTCAAAAATGAATTATAAGTTACAATAAATAAATAAATATATATATATATATATGGGTCTCTTCATATTATTAAACCATGCGACAATGATTTCAAATTTCCCAGACGGCTTCATCATATGCTGGCATTGATCCACAGACATACTGGATGCAAAACATATCATATGAGTGCCAGAGAGAAACTCTAAAAGCAGTTATAGTGAAAAACTTCATTGGTGGCGCAAAGGAGCTGCACATAGTGAAGTTTTTTATTCGATCTGGATATGATCGTCTGGAAAGAGTTGAGCTATACATGCCATTTGATTTGGACAACGGTCAAATGGTGTTTGCGCGTGCCAAATCTGAAATGTTGCAGCGAAGTGCAAACCATCTTCAAGTTGTTGTGCACAATTCTTGAAGAGGTGATCTATTCAAGACTTCACTACCGGGTTTATTTTGCCGTTTATTTATGTTTTCGAGTCTGGTTTAATAACTTCAAGAATGGATGTTCTTGTTTGGATCCGTTTAAGTTTGTTTCGATTTATTTGTTTTATGAATAAGAGCCTCCGGAAAAACGAGGTCTTGGTCACCTCTATGAACCAAAGAAAAACTTTGATTTCTTTTAAAGATTTGGTTATTGTTTCCTGCTTAATTTCATTTTAGTTCATATTCCGTTATTATTGTTCCTGATTAATTTCATCTTTAGTTCGTATTTGATTTTGGTTTTGTTTAATACAAGGAATGTGTACTATGAAGATGTATTTGCAAAAACATGATTACAATTTCTAGTTAAAACCTGTGGTTTTGCTTCTCTTATTTTTTACTTTTTATTTCCTTTTGGTTAATCTTTGGCTTAGTTAAATTGATAATGTACAGGTGCTCTTGTTATGAATTTTTTTTATATAGTATCTTATATATTAAAACAGAAGTCACAACTTTGATTCATGTGTGATTTTTTTAAAAATGGACTCTCCCTAGAAATCATTTATCATTCATTTATTACTAATAATATGGATTAATAATATATCATTTCTAATATAACGTCGACTCCTAAAAACCCGGATTGATTAACAAACTCACTTTGATTCATGTGTGATATTTTTATTTGGATCATCATTTAAAATTTGTATTAAATGCATTTCCTTAATGCTAATATATAATCTTTTAACTACTTAAATCATAATATAATTTGATATCTTTTAATTTAAAATATAAATATATATATATTTAATTTTCTTAACAAATGTGTTGAAAAACATTATAACAATATCTTCATTATTGATGACAAAAAAAAAAAAAAAAAACAATATCTTCATTATCAAAAATTGTATATAAATATTTTCACTAATTTTATAATTAGTAATGAAATTAATGTTATTATACATTAATCTATATATATATATACACACACTTAGTTATCTTTTATAAAATGAAAAAAAATTATAACAAATTTTACTATTTTATAGTTATATCTATCATTTTTAAATAAAACATTGTATTTAACTAAATATGATAAAATTATTTTAAACTGATAAATTAATATATTTTATTTTCAAAACATTAAAAATTAATGCTAGAAAAATAATATGTTGGTAGAACGGGTTAACATTAGTAAATTAGATAATTCATGTATAAAATTAACTTATCTTAAACTTATATATATATATATATAGTTATTATATTAAATGAATAAACATAAAAAAATATTGATAAAGAAAATCTAGCGCTCTGAATTATGGATCAGGATCATAATAATTGAATAAAAATAATTTTAAAATATATATAATAAAAAATACCTAATATATGTGATGATTTGAAATAATCAATTAACTTACAGCATGAAAACTATCAAATTTTTATATTTAAAATAATTATATATAAACATTTAAATATATAAGTAACTTTAAAAATATATTCTAATTATGTAAAATATATATATAAACATGAAAATTAATAACCGCACGGTTGTGCGGGTCCAAATCTAGTACATGATTAATTGACATCCTGTCTCGTTCATATAACTTGAACTTTCTCCAAAAAAAAAATATATGGCATCATCTGAGCTTGAATCAGTTGCAAATGAGAATATATCTTGTGCTTTCATATGGCCAAAAGGCTCTTCGCGTACAGATAATCCTAGATGCCTAATCATTTGTCCTTCCTCCATGAGAGTCAGCTTGTCTTCTGTCTAGCATGAATCAATTACAGCCTCTCATATAAGAAAAAAAACCCAGATTTTCCGTTGTTGTGATCTCCTTCCTGCTTCTATCTTAGCTTTCTTCTTTGTGTTTTCTTTTGAAATTTAAATCTGCACACATTGGTATGTAACAGCCAATACAGCCAAGGATCTTGTTGCATTTGTATGTAGTTTTCCAAGACAAACATCACACGCACATATATATTGTCTCATAGCTGAGCTCTAATTCCTTCCTTCCCCCCATGAGCTGCCTCAAGCCTCTGGTGTAATTCTCAACACTACCCAAACATATCCACTTCCATCTTTTTTTTCCTGAAAATGTGCGTGAAACTCTTTTCTAGAAAGAAGCTTGATACATGCAGCTGAAATCATGGGGTTCTCGCTAGAATGTGTTTCAGTACTTTGTTTCTTACACTTCCTTGAAGCTGTTATACAAAGCATGATACCAGACAATGAGAAAACAACACAACCAAATAACTCTAACCACAGTGACAGTGAGCATCTATTTCATCATGTTTATAACTACAACAATTACCAATCACACTTTTATTCGTAAAACCTAGATATAAAACTAAGTTGTGTTTTAATTTCTTGTCTGGCTATACCAGCCAAAGACACTACCAAAAATTAAAATCAAGAGATGAGAACTAGTAAGTAGTAACCAAACAAAGAGAAAACCATTAAAAGCCGAAATAAGTGCATTACGGTAAAGGTTTGGTTTTGGTTAAGAGATTAGAAAAATAGAAAGAACCAATTGATGTGTTGGAGGACCATGTGGATGCACACAGGGCCGGTCCTGGGCCAAGCCCAATGAAACATTCGCCTTGGCCTCCCAAAATTTTTGAAAATTTTTATATGTAAATAGGCCCCTAATTTGTAAAAAAAAAATTTTTAGGTCCCCAAATTTTTGAAGTGTTTAGTAAATGGTCTTGGGCCTCCAAACTCTCAGGGCCGGTCCTGGATGCACATCAAAAGTAACTCAAGCAACTTATGAAACTCATGATGTGCGTGGTCGTAAGTAAGCCAAA includes:
- the LOC106299851 gene encoding putative F-box/LRR-repeat protein At5g54820, whose amino-acid sequence is MDSSDQADRISNLPDVLLVLIISCLSFKECVQTCALSKRWRSVYLETRNVSFKETDFWSPSVDANPIRNALGRIVFVDYVRRWVARIHDQPIDTFGISISYPKTYLDLIESLIAFAVGKKVKNLVLDFSNQTWRTFHDVKNQDLVVKIPQSVYDLTSLESLKVGACMDFDPAKLSTLGKLKSVSFAWMALKNLEPLLKTSRIESLSMNDCWGLDFEMVSGDMREVAIKNCDFFLNCTFDLPRVNILKYSGDILRFEFDKMNTIISEVEFDFRVLDNNNYESNDSNTAEGGMLCHLLNNLLDNGDRSATTLTVCPFLLKMIPRSENPHFLRPMETKHLVLKTELHPREFNGIRLLLMNCPNLETLTIDLLPPSPIATASSYAGIDPQTYWMQNISYECQRETLKAVIVKNFIGGAKELHIVKFFIRSGYDRLERVELYMPFDLDNGQMVFARAKSEMLQRSANHLQVVVHNS